In the genome of Labrus mixtus chromosome 21, fLabMix1.1, whole genome shotgun sequence, one region contains:
- the plekhm1 gene encoding pleckstrin homology domain-containing family M member 1 yields the protein MLATQMPETPPEAKDVKQIKEKLAQSLKALQKRYVTSDTVVTSEDADANLLCCALEAIFIHGIKTKYIRLEAGGRSKKGDRGPLPQPFFWSLLKTVTHRDVITELEKLSFVGTDVGRCRAWLRLALNDGLLECYLASLFREDSKLRAHYQPSALLLNAEEREVLLSYLQGLASLTFSLSYKSAVLNEWTNTPLGLAGLVPLSQADSLDLPINGGDLPTSKSVYKDSWDTVSQSSGSSDALDLQRGPGLLVSRGSNGSQGGRTTLNSSNLSLDTTGSSQLSSSLSSDSLLQGQDPRSPTGEQCSSSDLEMPITVNHSSSKRTQKDSLTEFRESGQCSQDSMREDSFVSSTGPDHFSETAIFSGSDSEAPAPTTPPGDQSQNSALSDSEQPQTSPELPSSDENDGNSSFEACICTSSEINSDTDVLSTVSEPAEEVNATRAEASPEQEGKEAATSEKKTSESSVNQGARRSTSILSRKLSSDSLSHSRCWISEDDIYKPHLEEESEDEEVPPPAEPKVSQSAPSVVHRRQIGIPNPFRGLLKLGHLERRGAVGIWRDYYCELSPFEFRMYLNAEERACYDNCSLLRCEDARITSPEGRFELVFPGKHLYLRAANRDGAEDWVERIVEAVNKCRPASRVDETWEVLQPENGVDVSSPSSALSSPERGLSSSDVRSNGVQEAPPPRQDFDWTRTADLETDAIKEAVLYFSTDPEARTWAPLVFSLSLEALKGFQVREGRKLLRLNNSIEEIRDVVPDVSMGGPAFFKLLTVKETLKLRAESPEEARSWRVLIRGALDAYLECGEDGVSGVPAVGQPEVNGNLHRLVQHRLKEDGAFLVHLCAVPSEKGLDAQGFRCAGCPRQIGPSRSRARLCEFSGQYYCDSCHHGDTTIIPSRMVHNWDLTQREVSKKALRLLAQVEHEPLLNVEQLNPDLMLHAEPMAQAHNLRQRLRLLGDYLFTCRSGACKKLQARMEQRSYMLESSHLYSVMDLRQIAEDQYENYLLTLLQHASNHVFHCDLCTQRGFICQTCHADDIIFPFQFEITTRCKDCKAVFHLACKAPDDPCPRCQRMKKYLERDLQD from the exons ATGCTAGCCACACAGATGCCAGAAACGCCACCTGAGGCTAAAGATGTCAAACAG ATCAAAGAGAAGTTGGCACAGTCTCTAAAGGCCCTGCAGAAGCGATACGTGACGTCAGACACCGTGGTCACCAGTGAGGATGCTGACGCTAACCTCCTCTGCTGTGCCCTTGAGGCCATCTTCATCCACGGTATCAAGACCAAGTACATCCGCTTGGAGGCTGGGGGCCGGAGCAAGAAAGGAGACAGAGGACCCCTCCCTCAGCCTTTCTTCTGGAGCCTTCTCAAGACAGTTACCCACCG TGATGTGATCACAGAGCTGGAGAAACTCAGCTTCGTGGGCACGGACGTGGGTCGCTGTCGAGCGTGGCTGCGACTCGCCCTGAACGACGGCCTGCTGGAGTGTTACCTCGCCTCTCTGTTCCGGGAGGACTCCAAGCTGCGGGCCCACTACCAGCCCAGTGCCTTGCTCCTGAACGCAGAGGAACGGGAGGTTCTCCTCAGCTACCTCCAGGGTCTAGCTTCGCTCACATTCAGCCTTTCTTACAAATCAGCCGTGCTAAACGAATGGACCAACACGCCTCTGGGTCTGGCTGGACTCGTCCCCTTGTCCCAGGCGGACTCTCTTGACCTGCCCATTAACGGCGGAGACCTTCCCACCTCTAAGTCTGTGTATAAAGACTCATGGGATACTGTGTCTCAGTCGTCAGGCTCTTCAGATGCTCTGGATCTGCAGAGAGGTCCGGGGCTGCTGGTAAGCAGGGGGTCGAATGGATCACAAGGGGGAAGGACTACGTTAAACTCATCTAATTTAAGCCTGGACACCACAGGCTCCTCTCAGCTCTCCTCCAGTTTGAGCTCTGATAGCCTCCTGCAGGGGCAGGACCCCCGCAGCCCCACAGGAGAGCAGTGTTCATCATCTGACCTGGAAATGCCAATTACTgtcaaccacagcagcagcaagaGGACACAGAAAGA TTCTCTGACTGAGTTCAGGGAGAGTGGCCAGTGCAGTCAGGACTCCATGCGTGAAGACTCGTTTGTCTCCAGCACGGGTCCAGATCACTTCTCTGAGACGGCCATTTTCAGCGGCTCTGACAGCGAGGCCCCCGCTCCTACTACACCACCCGGAGACCAAAGCCAAAACTCTGCTCTGTCTGATTCAGAGCAGCCACAAACATCCCCCGAACTGCCATCGTCTGATGAGAACGATGGCAACTCTTCTTTTGAAGCGTGCATTTGTACATCTTCTGAGATCAACTCGGACACAGACGTGCTCTCGACAGTCAGCGAGCCGGCAGAGGAAGTTAACGCGACCAGAGCCGAGGCGAGTCCTGAGCAGGAAGGGAAAGAAGCAGCGACGTCAGAGAAGAAGACCTCTGAGTCTTCAGTTAATCAAGGCGCACGTCGATCTACCAGCATCCTGAGCAGGAAGTTATCCTCGGACTCTTTATCA CATTCCCGCTGCTGGATCTCCGAGGACGACATCTACAAGCCCCATCTGGAGGAGGAGTCGGAGGACGAGGAGGTGCCTCCTCCCGCTGAGCCGAAGGTCTCTCAGTCGGCTCCCAGTGTCGTCCATCGCAGACAGATAG GGATCCCCAACCCGTTTCGAGGCTTGCTGAAGCTCGGTCATCTGGAGCGTCGAGGCGCTGTGGGGATTTGGCGAGACTACTACTGCGAGCTGTCGCCGTTTGAGTTCCGCATGTACCTCAACGCAGAGGAGCGGGCGTGCTACGACAACTGCTCCCTGCTCAGGTGCGAGGACGCCCGCATCACCTCGCCCGAGGGCCGCTTCGAGCTGGTCTTTCCAGGGAAGCACCTGTACCTCCGGGCCGCAAACCGAGATGGGGCAGAGGACTGGGTGGAGCGGATAGTGGAGGCTGTCAACAAATGTCGGCCCGCGTCTCGTGTTGACGAGACGTGGGAGGTGCTGCAGCCGGAGAACGGTGTGGATGTGTCATCCCCGTCCTCCGCCCTCTCCAGCCCTGAGCGAGGTTTATCGTCCTCTGACGTGAGGTCAAACGGTGTGCAggaggctcctcctcctcggcaGGACTTCGACTGGACTCGGACTGCTGATTTGGAAACAGATGCCATCAAAGAAGCCGTTTTGTACTTCTCCACAGATCCCGAGGCTCGAACGTGGGCACCTCTggtcttctccctctccttggAGGCTCTGAAAGGCTTTCAGGTACGGGAGGGGAGGAAGCTCCTGCGGCTAAACAACTCGATCGAGGAAATCCGGGACGTGGTGCCAGACGTCTCCATGGGAGGACCGGCCTTCTTCAAACTCCTGACCGTCAAGGAGACGCTCAAACTCAGGGCGGAAAGCCCGGAGGAGGCTCGCTCCTGGAGAGTTTTGATCCGTGGAGCTCTGGACGCGTACCTAGAGTGCGGGGAGGACGGGGTCTCCGGGGTACCAGCCGTAGGGCAACCGGAGGTGAACGGAAACCTGCACAGACTGGTGCAGCACAGACTGAAAGAAGACGGAGCGTTTCTGGTTCATCTGTGCGCCGTGCCGTCAGAGAAGGGTCTGGATGCTCAGGGCTtcaggtgtgcag GGTGTCCCAGGCAGATTGGCCCGAGCCGAAGCAGAGCGAGGCTATGCGAGTTCTCAGGCCAGTACTACTGTGACTCCTGTCACCATGGAGACACCACCATCATCCCTTCGCGCATGGTGCACAACTGGGACCTCACACAGCGAGAG GTGTCTAAGAAGGCGCTGCGGCTGCTGGCTCAGGTGGAGCACGAGCCTCTGCTGAACGTGGAGCAGCTGAACCCCGATCTGATGCTTCACGCCGAACCCATGGCTCAGGCTCACAACCTGCGACAGAGGCTGCGTCTGCTCGGAGACTACCTGTTCACCTGCCGCAGCGGAGCCTGCAAGAAACTCCAAGCCag AATGGAACAGCGGTCGTACATGTTGGAGTCGAGCCACCTGTACAGCGTCATGGACTTACGGCAGATAGCTGAGGACCAATATGAAAACTACCTGCTCACACTGCTGCAGCACGCCTCCAACCACGTGTTCCACTGCGACCTGTGCACGCAGCGAGGCTTCATCTGTCAGACATGCCACGCCGATGACATCATCTTCCCCTTCCAGTTTGAAATCACCACCAG GTGTAAGGACTGTAAGGCCGTGTTTCACCTGGCCTGCAAGGCTCCCGACGACCCGTGTCCTCGCTGTCAGCGGATGAAGAAATACCTGGAGAGAGATCTTCAGGACTGA
- the LOC132955604 gene encoding interferon a3-like yields the protein MLGRILCVCVFLGVFSAGSPLSCKWMDHKFRQFSKTSLDLLDTMAHNSTNSTEDAEVKHTVSFPHELYSQAAKAAAEDKLSFTVQVLNEMETLLNKNHSSASWEEKTVDNFLGVVSRQADGLHSCIRSHGHKKHSKKLHMSFKRLSHVLEQMGDSAEAWELIRKEIKTHLMRVDLLISSLLTAN from the exons ATGCTCGGCaggattttgtgtgtgtgtgtgttcctcggTGTGTTCAGTGCAGGCTCCCCGCTGAGCTGCAAATGGATGGATCATAAATTCAGACAGTTCAGTAAAACCTCTTTGGATCTACTGGACACCATG gctcaTAACTCCACCAACAGCACTGAGGATGCTGAAGTGAAGCACACTGTGAGCTTCCCTCATGAGCTGTACAGCCAGGCGGCCAAAGCAGCT GCGGAGGATAAACTCAGTTTCACAGTCCAGGTTCTGAATGAGATGGAGACCCTGCTCAATAAGAATCACAGCTCTGCATCATGGGAGGAGAAAACTGTGGACAACTTTCTGGGCGTTGTGAGCCGGCAGGCTGACGGCCTTCACTCCTGT ATCCGGAGCCACGGCCACAAGAAGCACAGCAAGAAGCTGCACATGAGTTTCAAGAGACTGTCACATGTCCTCGAGCAAATG GGTGACAGTGCTGAAGCCTGGGAGCTGATCAGGAAGGAAATCAAAACTCATCTGATGAGAGTCGACCTTCTGATTTCATCTCTGCTCACCGCCAACTAA